In a genomic window of Phycodurus eques isolate BA_2022a chromosome 2, UOR_Pequ_1.1, whole genome shotgun sequence:
- the ctsd gene encoding cathepsin D: protein MRSFYLFLLSASVLSSDAIVRIPLKKFRSIRRELTDSGRTAEALVANKHSLKYNFGFPSSTGPTPETLKNYLDAQYYGEIGLGTPPQPFTVVFDTGSSNLWVPSIHCSLLDIACLLHHKYNSAKSSTYVKNGTSFAIQYGSGSLSGYLSQDTCTIGAIAVENQLFGEAIKQPGVAFIAAKFDGILGMAYPRISVDAVAPVFDNIMSQKKVEQNVFSFYLNRNPDTEPGGELLLGGTDPKYYTGDFSYVNVTRQAYWQIHMNSLQVGSQLSLCKGGCEAIVDTGTSLITGPAAEVRALQKAIGATPLIQGEYMVNCDKIPSLPVITFNVGGQSYKLTGDEYVLKVSQAGKTICLSGFMGLDIPPPAGPLWILGDVFIGQYYTVFDRENNRVGFAKSK, encoded by the exons ATGAGGAGTTTTTATCTGTTTCTTTTGTCGGCGTCAGTCTTGTCGAGCGACGCGATTGTTAG AATTCCCTTAAAGAAATTCCGCTCCATCAGGCGCGAATTGACCGACTCGGGGAGGACTGCAGAGGCGCTTGTGGCCAACAAGCACTCCCTCAAGTACAACTTTGGCTTTCCCTCTAGTACTGGACCAACTCCTGAGACCCTAAAGAACTACCTGGAT GCCCAATATTACGGCGAGATTGGCCTGGGCACACCCCCTCAGCCCTTCACTGTGGTCTTTGACACTGGTTCTTCCAACCTGtgggttccatccatccactgctCCCTCCTTGACATCGCTTGCT tgCTTCATCACAAATATAACTCTGCCAAGTCCAGCACGTATGTAAAGAATGGCACTTCTTTTGCGATCCAGTACGGAAGCGGCAGTTTGTCGGGCTACCTCAGTCAGGACACGTGTACC ATTGGAGCCATAGCTGTGGAGAACCAGCTCTTTGGGGAGGCTATAAAGCAGCCCGGGGTGGCTTTTATTGCTGCCAAGTTTGACGGGATCCTGGGCATGGCCTATCCACGCATCTCTGTGGATGCTGTGGCACCAGTCTTTGACAACATCATGAGCCAGAAGAAGGTGGAGCAGAACGTGTTCTCATTCTACCTGAACAG GAACCCTGATACTGAGCCAGGTGGCGAGCTGCTGCTGGGAGGAACGGACCCCAAATACTACACTGGTGATTTCAGCTATGTCAACGTCACCCGTCAAGCCTACTGGCAGATCCACATGAACTC GTTGCAAGTGGGCAGCCAGCTGAGTTTGTGCAAAGGCGGTTGTGAAGCTATCGTGGACACCGGCACATCTCTGATCACCGGCCCGGCTGCAGAGGTCAGGGCTCTGCAGAAAGCCATCGGAGCCACTCCACTCATCCAGGGAGAG TACATGGTGAACTGTGATAAGATCCCTTCACTGCCTGTAATCACTTTCAATGTGGGCGGCCAGTCCTATAAGCTGACTGGAGACGAGTATGTCCTTAAG GTGAGCCAAGCTGGAAAGACCATTTGTCTGAGTGGCTTCATGGGTCTGGACATCCCTCCCCCAGCTGGCCCCCTGTGGATTCTGGGAGACGTCTTCATCGGCCAGTACTACACCGTGTTTGATCGAGAGAACAACAGGGTTGGCTTTGCAAAGTCCAAATAA